One segment of Ricinus communis isolate WT05 ecotype wild-type chromosome 8, ASM1957865v1, whole genome shotgun sequence DNA contains the following:
- the LOC8269766 gene encoding trigger factor isoform X1 gives MEMAVKTLFLGLNPKLMHNRHTVDAIFTNTSCKPTTSVSHRTRNTTQGYCVRLKENHRCLTPVCAVLSDMQDIGVGASSSQFEQFSVMASSTNEPRELRISVEVSGVKTRAIFDNVFEKMVAAAQPIPGFRRVKGGKTPDIPRDILLEVLGPSKVYKEVIKKVINSTVAKYVEKEGLKVSKDLRIEQSFEDLEETFEPDAKFSFDAVIQLLKSE, from the exons atggAAATGGCCGTTAAAACCCTTTTCTTGGGTTTAAATCCCAAG TTGATGCATAACAGACACACAGTAGATGCCATCTTTACGAACACTTCTTGCAAGCCCACCACATCTGTTTCTCATCGAACAAGAAACACCACTCAAGGATATTGTGTAAGGTTAAA GGAAAACCACAGATGTCTTACTCCTGTCTGTGCTGTACTATCAG ACATGCAAGATATTGGAGTTGGAGCATCTTCTTCTCAGTTTGAACAATTCTCAGTGATGGCTTCAAGTACTAATGAACCTCGAGAACTAAGG ATCAGTGTTGAGGTATCAGGAGTGAAAACTAGAGCTATTTTTGACAATGTTTTTGAGAAGATGGTTGCTGCTGCCCAGCCAATTCCAGGATTTAGAAGAGTTAAAGGAG GTAAGACACCAGAT ATACCTAGAGACATTCTGTTAGAAGTTCTCGGACCTTCAAAAGTCTACAAGGAAGTGATCAAGAAAGTAATAAACTCTACTGTAGCCAAATATGTTGAAAAG GAAGGTTTAAAAGTCAGTAAAGACTTGAGAATCGAGCAGAGTTTTGAAGATCTTGAAGAAACATTTGAACCAGATGCAAAATTCAGCTTTGATGCAGTTATACAGCTTCTAAAAAGTGAATGA
- the LOC8269763 gene encoding signal recognition particle 14 kDa protein isoform X2: protein MFEQTTEEGTVWVTLKRSSQKCKAHRNKMITDGEPIEYRCLIRATNGKRTISTSVGAKDHQRFQSSYATILKAHMTSLKKRERKDKKKAAGEDKKEAVTTKAKRA, encoded by the exons ATGTTTGAACAAACTACTGAGGAAGGCACTGTTTGGGTCACTCTTAAAAGAT catCGCAGAAGTGTAAAGCGCACAGGAATAAAATGATAACTGATGGTGAACCTATTGAGTATAGGTGCCTCATTCGCGCAACTAATGGCAAAAGGACTATCTCTACTTCG GTTGGGGCAAAAGATCACCAACGCTTTCAATCTTCTTATGCAACTATTCTTAAGGCCCATATGACATCTTTAAAGAAGAGGGAGAGGAAGGACAAGAAAAAAGCAGCAGGAGAAGATAAGAAAGAAGCTGTTACAACAAAGGCAAAGAGGGCCTAA
- the LOC8269763 gene encoding signal recognition particle 14 kDa protein isoform X1, which translates to MVLLQPDPFLNELTTMFEQTTEEGTVWVTLKRSSQKCKAHRNKMITDGEPIEYRCLIRATNGKRTISTSVGAKDHQRFQSSYATILKAHMTSLKKRERKDKKKAAGEDKKEAVTTKAKRA; encoded by the exons ATG gTTCTTCTACAGCCAGACCCATTTCTTAACGAACTAACAACCATGTTTGAACAAACTACTGAGGAAGGCACTGTTTGGGTCACTCTTAAAAGAT catCGCAGAAGTGTAAAGCGCACAGGAATAAAATGATAACTGATGGTGAACCTATTGAGTATAGGTGCCTCATTCGCGCAACTAATGGCAAAAGGACTATCTCTACTTCG GTTGGGGCAAAAGATCACCAACGCTTTCAATCTTCTTATGCAACTATTCTTAAGGCCCATATGACATCTTTAAAGAAGAGGGAGAGGAAGGACAAGAAAAAAGCAGCAGGAGAAGATAAGAAAGAAGCTGTTACAACAAAGGCAAAGAGGGCCTAA
- the LOC8269766 gene encoding uncharacterized protein LOC8269766 isoform X2 yields the protein MEMAVKTLFLGLNPKLMHNRHTVDAIFTNTSCKPTTSVSHRTRNTTQGYCVRLKENHRCLTPVCAVLSDMQDIGVGASSSQFEQFSVMASSTNEPRELRISVEVSGVKTRAIFDNVFEKMVAAAQPIPGFRRVKGGKTPDIPRDILLEVLGPSKVYKEVIKKVINSTVAKYVEKV from the exons atggAAATGGCCGTTAAAACCCTTTTCTTGGGTTTAAATCCCAAG TTGATGCATAACAGACACACAGTAGATGCCATCTTTACGAACACTTCTTGCAAGCCCACCACATCTGTTTCTCATCGAACAAGAAACACCACTCAAGGATATTGTGTAAGGTTAAA GGAAAACCACAGATGTCTTACTCCTGTCTGTGCTGTACTATCAG ACATGCAAGATATTGGAGTTGGAGCATCTTCTTCTCAGTTTGAACAATTCTCAGTGATGGCTTCAAGTACTAATGAACCTCGAGAACTAAGG ATCAGTGTTGAGGTATCAGGAGTGAAAACTAGAGCTATTTTTGACAATGTTTTTGAGAAGATGGTTGCTGCTGCCCAGCCAATTCCAGGATTTAGAAGAGTTAAAGGAG GTAAGACACCAGAT ATACCTAGAGACATTCTGTTAGAAGTTCTCGGACCTTCAAAAGTCTACAAGGAAGTGATCAAGAAAGTAATAAACTCTACTGTAGCCAAATATGTTGAAAAG GTTTAA